CACCGAACCAGAGCTCTGCCTGGCCGGTCGTCTTGGCGCAGTTCTCGAAACGCAGCGGCAGGTCGGTGTGGGCACGCAGCAAACGCTCCAGCGGCACCGCGTCCCAGCCGTAGGTCTGGCCGTGCACCAGCGCTTCGTCTCCCTGCTCGACGATTCCCGGCACCCCGACTCCGACGCCGAGGACCGAGCCGGCGTCGACCGCGGCGTCGCGCAGCACGGCCTCGAGGCCCGTGGCAATCGTTTGCGCAACCGTCTCCGGCTCGTGCTCGGTGGGGTCGGCCAGCCGGCACTCGGTCTGCGCGCGTTCGGCCAGGGTCAGGTCGTAGAGCCCCACCTGGATGCGGGTCTCGCCGACGTCGACGCCGACCACGAACCCGTAGTCCGGATCGATCTCCAGCAGCGTGCGCGGACGTCCGCCGTCAGAGTCCTGCGATCCAGCCTCGGTCACCACGCCCTCGGTGAGCAGCTCGCGTACCACGCTCGTCATCGAGGCCTGACTCAGGCCGGTCGCCTCGGCCAGATCCTGCCGGCTGCAGGGGCGGTGGAAGTAGAGCCGCCACAGCACAGCCGAGCGGTTCTCCCGGCGCACGTCCTTCACCGTCGCCCGTCTGCGGTCTTGCATCAGCTCCCCATCAGCTCGTCCTTGCGGAAAACTTATACAGGTAGGCAATATAGGCCCCCTAACTCGGCCGCGGTGCGGCGCCGGCGGTCTGCAGGAAGCGGGCGACCGGAAGCGTGGCGGCGCCGAGGGCGACGGCGTCCGGACCGAGCCGGCCGACCTCGATCGCGGCCTTGGCGAAGGGATGGCGCAGCGCGTGCGCCCGGGCCACCTCGAGCACCCTGGGCA
This genomic window from Actinospica robiniae DSM 44927 contains:
- a CDS encoding ROK family transcriptional regulator, which codes for MQDRRRATVKDVRRENRSAVLWRLYFHRPCSRQDLAEATGLSQASMTSVVRELLTEGVVTEAGSQDSDGGRPRTLLEIDPDYGFVVGVDVGETRIQVGLYDLTLAERAQTECRLADPTEHEPETVAQTIATGLEAVLRDAAVDAGSVLGVGVGVPGIVEQGDEALVHGQTYGWDAVPLERLLRAHTDLPLRFENCAKTTGQAELWFGAGRGARSAVVAILGSGVGASLITGGGIYRGATSSAGEWGHTKIVANGRRCRCGSTGCLEAYVGAEAILDRAGIALPADGDEESALAALAADPSPVAAEVMAETAEYLGVGIANLVNLFNPERVVLCGWAGRLLGVRLLPAIRASAGRHALRHPFAATSIELGLLDSDRSALGAATLPLESVLDSRIRRAAPCR